The nucleotide window aaatacaaatataactgaGCCTGGCAATCAAAATTATACAGAAACCTCTACCTCGTCATCTGCTCATATAACAGAGACAACATCACCTACACCGCATACCAATAAAACGAATTCCCCTACCCCGAAATCGCCTGTCACACCGGATACGAGTTCCACTATCCCGCCAACTGTTAAAGCAGACAATGGAACGACTGTGCCGCCAATCGTTGTAACATCATCAACTGAACCTACAGGTAAACATAGAGAAAATTAATTGAGCACATTTCTCACATATTGACCCGTTAGATTTTGATAATACAAAGGCTATCCtcttgtatttgtttaaagtttttattaattttacaacatAGCATGACGTTTTCAACAAACTTTTGTATTAatctgtttatattaaaatgaaggGAACATCAATTGGACAGTATAGAACTGTAAGGAGGAAATAATTTcggctttaaataaaaagtagcttaaattttaacaaacaattaGTATctgtatgtttaattattgtctGGTTGGTGGCGCCATATTCGCAGCTTCTACCTCAGACGCCAATTTGAAGAAAGTGATAAATAGTGGTAGTAATGAATtcagaatcaatttaacatcttttctgttgacggtcataagtgtacttgtttacctatatgagtaaagttattttgagtttgataaATTTTGACGTATGTTATGTATGTCATGGTTCGTGCTCGATTCCGAATTTcaccattaataattaatgaataaataattaatgtttacgtTTTAtccaaataatcaaaataaaatgatttttcagGGTCTACTAATACAACAACCGTTGCAGCATCATCAAGCATGTAAGTTCAACATTTATGCTCCAGGTCCTGAATTACctcacaattttattaattcgatGGCTAGTGGATAGTTTTCCTTATTTCTAACAAGGAAAactgtataaattttacattaacttgTGTATCTTCCTTAAATACATGAAATATTCGAAATTCGGTTtgcatacaattataaaattatatgtatataaatctgtAAATACTCAgtgtactaaataataaaaaatggttGTCTGTAAACTCGGTTTACGGatgatagttgaacgtgacaacgtcataaatTGAACATGAttgatttattactattttgtttGGACAAAGAAAGAGTGAATCCTCGATGCCATAGGGCATAGGCCATTTGAGAGGAAGAGAGATAGATGTGGCGCAAGCATACATTGAGCGTAAAGGGACAATGAGTCATGCTATTTCGTGCGTTCAGCCGGCGTTCATCGATTTATCAGACCCTCGCTTGAAAAAGT belongs to Pieris rapae chromosome 2, ilPieRapa1.1, whole genome shotgun sequence and includes:
- the LOC111004079 gene encoding cell wall protein DAN4 isoform X3 — translated: MAAHVFSTIAVVLVLQCCMMSLAISIEANGGKLEAKPQLTGSNTTQTNLTSSTTTEKMQNTNITEPGNQNYTETSTSSSAHITETTSPTPHTNKTNSPTPKSPVTPDTSSTIPPTVKADNGTTVPPIVVTSSTEPTGSTNTTTVAASSSMSPGATAGAVIGGLAGAGLLIFVGKLVYTKFF